The Achromobacter pestifer genome includes a region encoding these proteins:
- a CDS encoding RidA family protein: MKILQPPDWMAPRGYSNGVLTEMQVGSKLVFVGGQVGWNGQQQFETDDLAEQVRQTLANIVAILAEGGAKPEHIVRMTWYVTDKDEYVAAYPAIGKHYREYIGRHFPAMTAVEVADLVEDRAKVEIEVTAVVPAQ; encoded by the coding sequence ATGAAAATTCTGCAACCGCCGGATTGGATGGCGCCCCGGGGCTATTCGAATGGCGTGCTCACCGAGATGCAGGTGGGCAGCAAGCTCGTGTTCGTGGGCGGGCAGGTGGGGTGGAATGGCCAGCAGCAGTTCGAAACCGACGATCTGGCGGAGCAGGTGCGCCAGACGTTGGCGAACATTGTTGCGATTCTGGCCGAAGGGGGCGCCAAGCCTGAGCATATCGTCCGGATGACGTGGTACGTGACGGATAAGGACGAGTACGTGGCGGCTTATCCGGCGATTGGCAAGCACTACCGGGAGTACATCGGCCGGCATTTTCCGGCGATGACGGCGGTGGAAGTGGCGGATCTGGTTGAGGATCGCGCCAAGGTGGAGATTGAGGTTACTGCCGTGGTGCCGGCGCAGTAA
- a CDS encoding acyl-CoA thioesterase codes for MAAPFISQVEVRFRHCDPAGIVFYPRYFEMINDFVEEWFDKGMGLPFHALHVDRHIGTPMASVQCDFSAPSRWHERLRQVLEVQRIGGASFKALVRFEGPDGQLRLSATLTIVTVDLRTMKSMPLPADLRERMQAYLVPAA; via the coding sequence ATGGCAGCCCCTTTCATCAGCCAGGTCGAAGTCCGCTTCCGTCATTGCGATCCGGCGGGCATTGTTTTCTATCCTCGCTATTTCGAGATGATCAATGACTTTGTCGAGGAGTGGTTCGACAAGGGCATGGGGTTGCCGTTTCATGCGCTGCATGTGGACCGGCACATCGGTACGCCGATGGCGTCGGTGCAGTGCGATTTCAGCGCGCCCAGCCGCTGGCACGAGCGTTTGCGGCAGGTGCTGGAAGTACAGCGCATCGGCGGCGCGTCGTTCAAGGCGCTGGTGCGTTTCGAGGGGCCGGATGGCCAGTTGCGGTTGTCGGCGACGCTGACGATCGTGACGGTGGATTTGCGGACGATGAAGTCCATGCCGCTGCCTGCGGATCTGCGGGAACGCATGCAGGCTTATCTGGTTCCCGCGGCGTAA
- a CDS encoding AMP-binding protein, giving the protein MEASAHIDTFARDNLPPGEQWPEFLLDGPDVAYPKRFNCAVELVDAMVERGHGERVALRWSEDGKPATMTYRELAALTNRIARVLAEDMGLVPGNRLLLRGPNNPMMAASWLAAIKAGLVTVPTMPLLRAKELKQIIDKAQIQAVLCDARLKDEAEFCTQSSHEHHCPGLKKVMYFNDQAPDALDTLAAAKPDTFDVCDTAADDVCLIAFTSGTTGAPKGCMHFHRDVLAMCDLFPKHVIKPGPDDIFCGTPPLAFTFGLGGLLCFPLRVGASTVLAEKLSPESLLQLIQDFRATVVFTAPTFYRQMAALVGKFDLSSLKKSVSAGEALPDATRQLWKKASGIEMIDGIGGTEMIHVFVSSPPESVKAGAIGRVVPGYVAQIVDDDMKPVPNGTVGRLAIKGPTGCRYLADERQRRFVQEGWNLPGDTFLQDDDGYFFYQARNDDMIVSAGYNIAGPEVEDALLRHEAVAECGVVGAADDERGQVVKAFVVLKPGYEAGSELVTALQQFVKANIAPYKYPRAIEFVEALPRTETGKLQRFALRKMA; this is encoded by the coding sequence ATGGAAGCATCCGCCCACATCGACACTTTCGCCCGGGACAATCTGCCCCCGGGCGAACAATGGCCAGAGTTTCTGCTCGACGGCCCCGACGTGGCCTATCCGAAACGTTTCAACTGCGCGGTCGAACTGGTGGACGCCATGGTCGAGCGCGGCCATGGCGAGCGCGTCGCGCTGCGCTGGAGCGAGGACGGCAAGCCGGCCACGATGACCTATCGTGAACTGGCCGCACTGACCAACCGCATCGCCCGCGTGCTGGCCGAGGACATGGGGCTGGTGCCGGGCAACCGCCTGCTGCTGCGCGGGCCGAACAATCCGATGATGGCCGCCTCGTGGCTGGCGGCGATCAAGGCGGGGCTGGTGACGGTGCCGACGATGCCGCTGCTGCGCGCCAAGGAGCTCAAGCAGATCATCGACAAGGCGCAGATCCAGGCCGTGCTGTGCGATGCGCGGTTGAAGGACGAGGCGGAGTTTTGCACGCAGTCCAGCCATGAACATCATTGCCCCGGCCTGAAGAAGGTCATGTATTTCAACGACCAGGCGCCCGACGCGCTGGATACGTTGGCCGCGGCCAAGCCGGATACCTTTGATGTTTGCGATACGGCGGCCGACGACGTCTGCCTGATCGCCTTCACCAGCGGCACCACCGGCGCGCCCAAGGGCTGCATGCACTTCCACCGCGATGTGCTGGCGATGTGCGACCTGTTCCCCAAGCATGTCATCAAGCCGGGTCCGGACGATATTTTCTGCGGCACGCCGCCGCTGGCTTTCACCTTCGGCCTGGGCGGGCTGCTGTGCTTCCCGCTGCGCGTGGGCGCCAGCACGGTGTTGGCCGAGAAGCTGTCGCCGGAAAGCCTGTTGCAGCTGATCCAGGATTTCCGCGCCACCGTGGTGTTCACGGCGCCGACGTTCTACCGCCAGATGGCGGCGCTGGTGGGCAAGTTCGATCTGTCTTCGCTGAAGAAGAGCGTGTCGGCGGGCGAGGCGCTGCCGGATGCCACCCGTCAGCTCTGGAAGAAGGCCAGCGGCATCGAGATGATCGATGGCATCGGCGGCACCGAAATGATCCACGTGTTCGTGTCCAGCCCGCCGGAGTCGGTCAAGGCGGGCGCGATCGGCCGCGTGGTGCCGGGCTATGTGGCGCAGATCGTCGATGACGATATGAAGCCGGTGCCGAACGGCACGGTGGGCCGGCTGGCGATCAAGGGTCCCACGGGCTGCCGCTATCTGGCGGACGAGCGCCAGCGGCGCTTCGTGCAAGAGGGCTGGAACCTGCCGGGCGATACGTTCCTGCAGGACGACGACGGTTATTTCTTCTATCAGGCGCGCAATGACGACATGATCGTCTCGGCGGGCTACAACATCGCGGGTCCCGAGGTCGAGGACGCGCTGCTGCGCCACGAGGCCGTGGCGGAGTGCGGCGTGGTGGGCGCGGCGGACGACGAGCGCGGCCAGGTGGTCAAGGCGTTCGTGGTGCTCAAGCCGGGCTATGAGGCCGGCAGCGAGCTGGTGACGGCGCTGCAGCAGTTCGTGAAGGCCAATATTGCGCCTTACAAGTATCCCCGTGCCATCGAGTTTGTCGAGGCGCTGCCGCGCACCGAAACCGGCAAGCTGCAGCGTTTCGCGCTGCGCAAGATGGCCTGA
- a CDS encoding acyl-CoA dehydrogenase family protein has protein sequence MRDASWLDWPFFDDAHRKLAHEVDAWCEASLGDVDHHDADGACKKLVRAMGEAGWLRYAVAGGPGGAWGGALPEVDSRAVCILRETLARHEGLADFAFAMQGLGSGAISLMGSDELRQRYLPRVARGEAIAAFALSEPDAGSDVAALACEARLDGDHYVLNGAKTWISNGGIADFYCVFARTGEAPGARGISAFVVDADTPGFEVSERIELIAPHPLATITFDNCRIPVSHRLGDAGQGFKLAMMTLDIFRASVAAAALGFARRALDEGLARSKSRRMFGQTLADLQLTQAALGDMATAIDASALLTYRAAWMRDVLKQRTTREAAMAKMTATESAQTVIDRALQMFGGAGVVSGMPVEKLYREIRALRIYEGATEVQKLIIARELLKA, from the coding sequence ATGCGCGACGCAAGCTGGCTGGATTGGCCGTTTTTTGACGATGCGCACCGCAAGCTGGCGCACGAGGTCGACGCCTGGTGCGAGGCGTCCCTGGGGGACGTGGATCACCATGACGCCGACGGCGCCTGCAAGAAGCTGGTGCGCGCCATGGGCGAGGCTGGCTGGCTGCGCTATGCGGTCGCGGGCGGCCCTGGCGGCGCCTGGGGCGGCGCATTGCCGGAAGTGGACTCCCGCGCCGTCTGCATCCTGCGCGAAACCCTGGCGCGCCATGAAGGGCTGGCCGACTTCGCTTTCGCGATGCAGGGCTTGGGCAGCGGCGCCATTTCGCTGATGGGCTCGGACGAGCTGCGCCAGCGCTACCTGCCGCGCGTGGCTCGTGGCGAAGCTATCGCCGCCTTTGCGTTGTCGGAACCCGACGCTGGATCGGACGTGGCCGCGCTGGCCTGCGAGGCCAGGCTGGACGGCGATCACTACGTGCTGAACGGCGCCAAGACATGGATCTCCAACGGCGGCATCGCGGACTTCTATTGCGTGTTCGCGCGCACCGGCGAAGCCCCCGGAGCGCGTGGCATCAGCGCCTTCGTGGTGGATGCCGATACGCCGGGCTTCGAGGTCAGCGAACGCATCGAGCTGATCGCGCCGCACCCGCTGGCGACCATTACGTTCGACAACTGCCGCATTCCGGTGTCGCACCGGCTGGGCGATGCGGGCCAGGGCTTCAAGCTGGCCATGATGACGCTGGATATCTTCCGCGCCTCGGTGGCGGCGGCGGCACTGGGTTTTGCGCGCCGGGCGCTGGACGAGGGTCTGGCGCGTTCCAAGTCGCGCCGCATGTTCGGCCAGACGCTGGCCGACCTGCAGCTGACGCAGGCCGCGCTGGGCGACATGGCGACTGCCATCGACGCCTCGGCCTTGCTGACCTATCGCGCGGCCTGGATGCGCGATGTGCTGAAGCAGCGCACCACGCGCGAAGCGGCAATGGCCAAGATGACGGCCACCGAATCGGCGCAGACCGTGATCGACCGAGCCTTGCAGATGTTTGGCGGCGCGGGCGTGGTGTCGGGGATGCCGGTGGAGAAGCTTTACAGGGAAATACGAGCGCTGCGGATTTACGAAGGCGCGACAGAAGTGCAGAAGTTGATCATTGCCCGTGAACTGCTGAAGGCGTAA
- a CDS encoding enoyl-CoA hydratase family protein, producing MSTQPEEHTMKHHKRPFAGYQAKTFLWQVSADGKIGTVTLNRPERKNPLTFDSYAELRDLFRALVYATDIKVVVVTGAGGNFCSGGDVHEIIGPLTKMSMPELLDFTRMTGDLVKAMRACPQPIVAAVDGICAGAGAMVALASDMRLGTPAARTAFLFTRVGLAGADMGACTLLPRMIGQGRASELLYTGRAMTAEEGASWGFFNALHEPGALADAAQTLAAQLAAGPTFAHGVTKKLLHQEWNMGVDEAIEAEAEAQAICMQTRDFRRAYDAFVAKQKPVFQGD from the coding sequence ATGAGCACCCAGCCCGAAGAACACACCATGAAACACCACAAGCGTCCGTTTGCCGGCTATCAGGCCAAGACGTTCCTGTGGCAGGTGTCGGCCGACGGCAAGATCGGCACGGTGACGCTGAACCGCCCCGAGCGCAAGAATCCGCTGACGTTCGATTCCTACGCCGAGCTGCGCGACCTGTTCCGCGCGCTGGTGTACGCCACCGACATCAAGGTCGTGGTGGTGACGGGCGCGGGCGGCAATTTCTGCTCGGGCGGCGACGTGCACGAGATCATCGGGCCGCTGACCAAGATGAGCATGCCGGAGCTGCTGGACTTCACCCGCATGACGGGCGATCTGGTCAAGGCCATGCGCGCCTGCCCGCAACCCATCGTGGCGGCGGTCGACGGCATTTGCGCCGGTGCGGGCGCCATGGTGGCGCTGGCCTCGGACATGCGTCTGGGCACGCCCGCCGCGCGCACTGCTTTCCTGTTCACGCGCGTGGGCCTGGCCGGCGCCGACATGGGCGCCTGCACCCTGCTGCCGCGCATGATCGGCCAGGGCCGCGCTTCCGAATTGCTTTACACGGGCCGCGCCATGACGGCGGAAGAGGGCGCGAGCTGGGGCTTCTTCAACGCCTTGCATGAACCCGGCGCGCTGGCTGATGCGGCCCAGACGCTGGCCGCGCAGCTGGCCGCGGGCCCGACCTTCGCTCACGGCGTGACCAAGAAGCTGCTGCATCAAGAGTGGAACATGGGCGTGGATGAGGCCATCGAGGCCGAAGCCGAGGCCCAGGCCATCTGCATGCAGACGCGCGATTTCCGTCGCGCCTACGACGCTTTCGTAGCCAAGCAAAAACCGGTGTTCCAAGGGGACTGA
- a CDS encoding SDR family NAD(P)-dependent oxidoreductase: protein MNAIPLPLAGRHALVTGGARGIGLACARALLQRGARVTLLGRDGAALDAAADSLASLGQVQAVSADIANEASVRAAFAQAEAEFGPVLVLVNNAGQAVSQRFDRTDAALWQSMLDVNLTGTFHCTQAALPGMLQEKWGRVINVASTAGLIGYGYVSAYCAAKHGVIGLTRSLALETAQKGVTVNAVCPGYTETDIVRGAVSNIVDKTGMTPDDARAKLAERNPQGRLVQPEEVAETVAWLALPASASVNGQAIAVDGGEVMTG from the coding sequence ATGAACGCAATTCCGCTCCCGTTGGCCGGACGCCACGCCTTGGTGACGGGCGGCGCCCGCGGTATCGGGCTGGCTTGCGCCCGGGCGCTGCTGCAGCGCGGCGCGCGCGTCACGCTGCTGGGCCGCGATGGCGCGGCGCTGGACGCCGCGGCCGACAGCCTGGCCAGCCTGGGCCAGGTGCAGGCCGTCAGCGCCGACATCGCCAACGAAGCTTCGGTGCGGGCGGCCTTCGCCCAGGCCGAGGCCGAGTTCGGGCCGGTGCTGGTGCTGGTGAACAACGCCGGCCAGGCGGTCAGCCAGCGCTTTGACCGCACCGACGCGGCGCTGTGGCAGTCCATGCTGGACGTCAACCTGACCGGCACCTTCCACTGCACCCAGGCCGCCTTGCCGGGCATGCTGCAGGAAAAATGGGGCCGGGTAATCAACGTGGCCAGCACCGCCGGCCTCATCGGCTACGGCTACGTCAGCGCCTATTGCGCCGCCAAGCACGGCGTGATCGGCCTGACCCGCTCGCTGGCGCTGGAAACCGCGCAGAAGGGCGTCACGGTCAACGCCGTGTGCCCCGGCTACACCGAAACCGACATTGTGCGCGGCGCGGTGTCGAACATCGTCGACAAGACCGGCATGACGCCGGACGACGCCCGCGCCAAGCTGGCCGAACGCAACCCCCAGGGCCGCCTGGTGCAGCCCGAGGAAGTGGCCGAGACGGTCGCCTGGCTGGCGCTGCCGGCCTCGGCCTCGGTTAATGGTCAGGCCATCGCCGTAGACGGCGGCGAAGTAATGACCGGCTGA
- a CDS encoding bifunctional salicylyl-CoA 5-hydroxylase/oxidoreductase, producing the protein MKIVCIGGGPAGLYFGLLMKLQDPANEVTVIERNRPYDTFGWGVVFSDATMQNLREADPVSAQTIGDAFNHWDDIDINFKGRSIRSSGHGFIGIGRKKLLNILQARCEDVGVKLVFENFVQDDQAIAREYDADLVIASDGINSQIRTRYTDTFHPDIDQRRCRFVWLGTKKVFDAFTFAFVQTEHGWFQAHAYRYEDGMSTFIVETPEETWQAAGIEQMSQEEGIAYCEKLFAPWLDGNPLISNATHLRGSAIWIRFPRVICNTWVHWNNLETARGQRRVPVVLMGDAAHTAHFSIGSGTKLALEDSIELARCLSGAEGSVEAGLKHYEEVRSVEVLKIQNAARNSTEWFENVERYADLEPEQFAYSLLTRSQRISHENLRLRDPAWLEGFERWIAERAGAAAAPGQRPAMPMLTPYQARGVRLKNRVMVSPMAMYSCTDGVPGDFHLVHLGARAMGGAGLVMVEMTCVSPDGRITPGCPGLWNDEQRDAFARIVGFVHGNSDARIGLQLGHAGRKGSTQLGWQKIDHPLAEGNWPLMSASALPYIEGVSQTPHAMTRADMDDVRDNFVAAARRAEQAGFDWLELHCAHGYLLSSFISPLTNQRADEYGGSLENRLRFPLEVFYAVRAVWPENKPMSVRISASDWVEGGITADDAVEIARHFKNAGADMIDCSSGQVSKEEKPVYGRMFQTPFADRVRNEAGIPTIAVGAIFEADHANGIIASGRADLCALARPHLADASWTLREAARVGYRDVSWPNQYFAGKRQLETNFERAAAMAHLDIK; encoded by the coding sequence ATGAAAATAGTCTGCATCGGCGGTGGCCCCGCTGGCCTGTATTTCGGTCTGCTCATGAAGCTGCAAGACCCCGCCAACGAAGTCACCGTGATCGAGCGCAACCGCCCTTACGACACTTTCGGTTGGGGCGTGGTGTTTTCGGACGCGACCATGCAGAACCTGCGTGAAGCCGACCCCGTTTCCGCCCAGACCATCGGCGACGCCTTCAACCACTGGGACGACATCGACATCAACTTCAAGGGCCGCAGCATCCGCAGCAGCGGCCACGGCTTCATCGGCATTGGCCGCAAGAAGCTGCTGAACATCCTGCAGGCGCGCTGCGAGGACGTCGGCGTGAAGCTGGTGTTCGAGAACTTCGTGCAGGACGACCAGGCCATCGCCCGCGAATACGACGCCGACCTGGTCATCGCCTCGGACGGCATCAACAGCCAGATCCGCACCCGCTACACGGACACCTTCCACCCCGACATCGACCAGCGCCGCTGCCGCTTCGTGTGGCTGGGCACCAAGAAGGTATTCGACGCTTTCACCTTCGCCTTCGTCCAGACCGAACACGGCTGGTTCCAGGCGCACGCCTACCGCTATGAAGACGGCATGTCCACCTTCATCGTGGAAACGCCCGAGGAAACCTGGCAGGCCGCCGGCATCGAGCAGATGAGCCAGGAAGAGGGCATCGCCTACTGCGAAAAGCTGTTCGCGCCCTGGCTGGACGGCAATCCGCTGATCAGCAACGCCACGCACCTGCGCGGCTCGGCCATCTGGATCCGCTTCCCGCGCGTCATCTGCAATACCTGGGTGCACTGGAACAATCTGGAAACCGCTCGCGGCCAGCGCCGCGTGCCCGTGGTGCTGATGGGCGACGCCGCCCACACCGCGCACTTCTCGATCGGCTCGGGCACCAAGCTGGCGCTGGAGGATTCCATCGAGCTGGCGCGCTGCCTGAGCGGCGCCGAAGGCAGCGTGGAAGCGGGCCTGAAGCACTACGAGGAAGTGCGCAGCGTCGAAGTGCTGAAGATCCAGAACGCCGCCCGCAACTCCACCGAATGGTTCGAGAACGTCGAGCGTTATGCCGACCTGGAGCCTGAACAGTTCGCTTATTCGCTGCTGACGCGCTCGCAGCGGATTTCGCACGAGAACCTGCGCCTGCGCGATCCGGCCTGGCTGGAAGGTTTCGAGCGCTGGATCGCGGAACGCGCCGGCGCCGCAGCGGCGCCTGGCCAGCGGCCCGCGATGCCCATGCTGACGCCCTACCAGGCGCGCGGCGTGCGGCTGAAGAATCGCGTCATGGTGTCGCCGATGGCCATGTACTCGTGCACCGACGGCGTGCCGGGCGATTTCCACCTGGTGCACCTGGGCGCGCGCGCCATGGGCGGCGCCGGCCTGGTCATGGTCGAGATGACCTGCGTGTCGCCGGACGGCCGCATCACGCCGGGCTGCCCGGGCCTCTGGAATGACGAGCAGCGCGACGCGTTCGCCCGCATCGTCGGCTTCGTGCATGGCAACAGCGACGCCCGCATCGGCCTGCAGTTGGGCCACGCCGGCCGCAAGGGTTCCACGCAACTGGGCTGGCAGAAGATCGACCACCCGCTGGCCGAGGGCAACTGGCCGCTGATGTCGGCGTCGGCCCTGCCGTACATCGAAGGTGTGTCGCAGACGCCGCATGCCATGACGCGCGCCGACATGGACGACGTGCGCGACAACTTCGTCGCCGCGGCCCGCCGCGCCGAGCAGGCCGGCTTCGACTGGCTGGAGCTGCACTGCGCCCACGGCTACCTGCTGTCCAGCTTCATTTCGCCGCTGACCAACCAGCGCGCCGACGAATACGGCGGCAGCCTGGAGAACCGCCTGCGCTTCCCGCTGGAGGTGTTCTACGCCGTGCGCGCCGTCTGGCCCGAGAACAAGCCCATGTCGGTGCGGATTTCCGCCAGCGACTGGGTCGAAGGCGGCATCACCGCCGATGATGCGGTGGAGATCGCGCGCCACTTCAAGAACGCCGGCGCCGACATGATCGACTGCTCGTCCGGCCAGGTCAGCAAGGAAGAAAAACCGGTCTACGGCCGCATGTTCCAGACCCCGTTCGCCGACCGCGTGCGCAACGAGGCGGGCATCCCGACCATCGCGGTGGGCGCCATCTTCGAGGCTGACCACGCCAACGGCATCATCGCCTCGGGCCGCGCCGACCTTTGCGCCCTGGCACGTCCCCATTTGGCTGACGCCTCCTGGACGCTACGCGAAGCGGCGCGAGTGGGCTACCGTGATGTTTCGTGGCCGAACCAGTACTTCGCCGGCAAGCGCCAACTGGAAACCAACTTCGAACGCGCCGCCGCCATGGCGCACCTGGACATCAAATGA
- a CDS encoding LysR family transcriptional regulator codes for MDWTHRLRLRNLKMLLSLAQTRNISHSAAMLNTTQPGLSKWLKDLEDDIGLPLFERHARGLRPTPHGDVLIAHAQRVEAQLDRASADMAALREGGGGRVVIGASGASASDTVPLAVMKLLDRMPQARVKLVEGTTDRLLAQLAQGDLDIVVGRSAPEHHDPAIRFEALYLEPIHLVARPRHPLFAIEQPSWPDLLSYRWILWPKGTPIRNAVDAALAAAGQAPPPDHVESNSVTINLTLINNSDMIGVASHRAALRFSQMRAMRIIPVRLSGFGSVAMYWREDAFRPIAVQEAMAALRNTVAEHAPGAARA; via the coding sequence ATGGACTGGACCCACCGGTTGCGCCTGCGCAATCTGAAAATGCTGCTCAGCCTGGCCCAGACCCGCAACATCAGCCATTCGGCGGCGATGCTCAACACCACGCAGCCGGGCTTGTCCAAGTGGCTGAAGGATCTGGAAGACGACATCGGGCTGCCATTGTTCGAACGGCACGCGCGCGGCTTGCGGCCGACGCCGCATGGCGACGTGCTGATCGCGCACGCCCAGCGGGTGGAAGCGCAGCTGGACCGCGCCAGCGCGGACATGGCGGCGTTGCGCGAAGGCGGCGGCGGCCGGGTGGTGATAGGCGCGTCGGGCGCGTCGGCGTCGGACACCGTGCCGCTGGCGGTGATGAAGCTGCTGGATCGTATGCCGCAGGCCCGCGTGAAGCTGGTGGAGGGCACGACCGACCGCCTGCTGGCGCAGTTGGCGCAGGGCGATCTGGACATCGTGGTGGGGCGTTCGGCGCCGGAGCATCACGACCCGGCGATCCGCTTCGAGGCGTTGTACCTGGAACCCATCCATCTGGTGGCGCGGCCGCGGCATCCGCTGTTCGCGATCGAGCAACCGTCCTGGCCGGATCTGCTGTCCTACCGCTGGATCCTGTGGCCCAAGGGCACGCCGATCCGCAATGCGGTGGACGCGGCGCTGGCGGCGGCGGGACAGGCGCCTCCGCCGGACCATGTCGAATCCAATTCGGTAACCATCAATCTCACGCTGATCAACAACAGCGACATGATCGGGGTGGCTTCGCATCGGGCCGCGTTGCGGTTTTCGCAGATGCGGGCGATGCGGATCATTCCGGTGCGCCTGTCTGGGTTCGGGTCGGTGGCGATGTACTGGCGCGAGGACGCGTTCCGTCCGATCGCGGTGCAAGAGGCGATGGCGGCGTTGCGGAACACGGTGGCGGAACACGCGCCGGGCGCGGCGAGGGCGTGA